The following proteins come from a genomic window of Sorghum bicolor cultivar BTx623 chromosome 3, Sorghum_bicolor_NCBIv3, whole genome shotgun sequence:
- the LOC110433698 gene encoding uncharacterized protein LOC110433698 yields MLGSIDCMHWEWKNCPMESQGQYKGHENKPTIILEAVASYDLWCWHAFYGMPGSHNDINVLHRSPLFDNLAEGRAPEVNYTINGHEYNMGYFLADGIYPLWATLVKTISAPMGNKQKYFATAQEAARKDVERFFSVLQARFPIIRQPGRMWDRETLALIMRACIIMHNMIVEDERVVDPDVRFPDVAENVRPSHGTSTRTLAEFIEAHKKIRDKPTHFQLKEDLIEHL; encoded by the coding sequence ATGTTAGGGTCCATCGATTGTATGCATTGGGAATGGAAGAATTGTCCAATGGAATCACAGGGCCAGTACAAGGGGCATGAGAACAAGCCAACTATAATTTTAGAAGCTGTTGCATCTTATGACCTTTGGTGTTGGCATGCATTTTACGGGATGCCTGGTTCTCATAATGATATCAATGTTCTTCATCGGTCTCCTCTATTCGACAACCTGGCAGAAGGTAGAGCTCCAGAGGTGAACTATACAATTAATGGCCATGAGTACAATATGGGGTACTTCCTCGCAGATGGTATTTATCCCCTATGGGCGACTTTAGTCAAGACCATCTCAGCTCCTATGGGGAACAAGCAGAAGTATTTTGCAACAGCACAAGAAGCAGCAAGGAAGGATGTTGAAAGGTTTTTTAGCGTACTGCAGGCAAGGTTTCCTATCATTAGACAGCCAGGTCGCATGTGGGACAGGGAGACACTTGCGTTGATCATGAGGGCTTGTATTATCATGCACAATATGattgttgaagatgaaagagtcgtCGACCCAGATGTGCGGTTCCCGGATGTTGCTGAAAATGTGCGTCCTTCTCATGGCACGTCTACTCGCACACTTGCTGAATTTATCGAGGCCCATAAAAAGATCAGAGACAAGCCAACACACTTTCAGTTGAAAGAAGACCTTATCGAGCACCTATGA